One part of the Flavobacterium johnsoniae UW101 genome encodes these proteins:
- a CDS encoding M56 family metallopeptidase codes for MIPYILYTALILSACFLFYKLLLQKETFFHLNRYVLLFCMVLAFTLPLIPVPQQLSFRKNAVEQSIEAAKIPTGTAAAQTSKEKSIESVPVEETKQVINVDVLLQGIIYLYWFGVVIFGLNFLMQAVILLFKSYSGSVIQDGKFRIVEITGDKAPCSFGNNIFINPEKYEWETYNQILLHEKIHIEQKHTIDLLLAEVVLVFQWFNPFAWQWRKALETNLEFLTDDQMLQHDTVERESYQFSLLKVAAPQFPLSLTTNYNQSLLKKRIIMMNSKKSNVHTTWKYFFLVPLMVLFACLFNQPAAQSQPLNSKGESKQNVIVEDEMKTDGNWFAVIKGDSIEISFKSDEHSNSSHTFQLRELSSIPRDKQGDFTLTREVGTMNFNGKFEGNKGMGTYKFTANKDYSTAMNKEGLDIKKDNDLMVFFLINIKVSYVQMLKKNGFNNLDNQVIPLAALDVNEAYITSIKKAIPDIDLENLVPFKSLGIDKAFIEEIRSSGYKNVSPSNIIALKSQGIDGKYINDFRSSGKKSDNVENNNRNNNDDNDDDDIIAFKALNVDKAFIDSFKALGYNNLSNGDLIGFKSLNVTPEYVKSFQNAGYKNISAENLMALKSQNISPDLVKEYKSLGFDNLDLEEIVGAKAIGTTPAYIKSMRAKGHDFKSLEKYIALKSLANN; via the coding sequence ATGATACCATATATCTTATACACCGCGCTTATTCTTTCGGCTTGTTTTTTGTTTTACAAACTGCTGCTGCAAAAAGAAACCTTTTTTCATTTGAACAGATATGTACTGCTTTTTTGTATGGTATTGGCATTTACACTGCCTTTAATTCCGGTACCGCAGCAATTATCATTTAGAAAAAATGCAGTAGAACAGTCTATTGAGGCTGCAAAAATTCCAACAGGAACTGCTGCTGCTCAAACATCAAAAGAAAAATCTATTGAGTCTGTACCTGTTGAGGAGACAAAACAAGTAATCAATGTTGATGTCTTACTGCAGGGTATAATTTATTTATACTGGTTTGGCGTGGTAATATTTGGTCTTAATTTTTTAATGCAGGCCGTTATATTGCTTTTTAAATCCTATTCAGGATCTGTAATTCAGGATGGAAAATTTCGTATTGTTGAAATAACAGGCGATAAAGCGCCGTGTTCTTTTGGTAATAACATTTTTATCAATCCTGAAAAGTACGAATGGGAAACCTACAACCAAATTCTGCTTCACGAAAAAATCCATATTGAACAGAAACATACCATAGATCTTCTGCTTGCAGAAGTTGTTTTGGTTTTTCAATGGTTTAATCCGTTTGCCTGGCAGTGGCGAAAAGCACTCGAAACTAATCTTGAATTTTTAACCGATGATCAAATGCTGCAGCACGATACGGTTGAAAGAGAGAGTTATCAGTTTAGTCTGTTAAAAGTAGCTGCGCCGCAATTTCCTTTGAGTCTTACAACTAACTATAATCAATCATTATTAAAAAAACGAATCATCATGATGAACTCAAAAAAATCAAATGTGCACACCACATGGAAATATTTTTTCCTTGTGCCGCTAATGGTGCTTTTTGCCTGCCTTTTTAATCAACCGGCAGCGCAGAGCCAGCCTTTAAATTCAAAAGGCGAATCGAAACAAAATGTTATCGTTGAAGATGAAATGAAAACCGATGGAAACTGGTTTGCCGTTATAAAAGGCGATTCTATTGAAATCAGCTTTAAAAGCGATGAACATAGCAATTCTTCGCATACTTTTCAATTACGTGAATTAAGCAGTATTCCGAGAGATAAACAAGGCGATTTTACTTTGACTCGTGAAGTCGGAACTATGAATTTTAACGGGAAATTTGAAGGCAATAAAGGAATGGGAACTTATAAATTCACTGCAAATAAAGATTACAGCACTGCTATGAACAAAGAGGGATTAGATATTAAAAAAGATAATGATCTAATGGTGTTCTTTTTAATTAATATCAAAGTCTCTTATGTGCAGATGCTTAAGAAAAACGGCTTTAATAATTTAGATAATCAGGTTATTCCGCTTGCAGCTTTAGATGTAAATGAAGCTTATATAACTTCAATCAAAAAAGCTATTCCGGATATTGATTTAGAAAATCTTGTTCCTTTTAAATCATTAGGAATAGACAAAGCTTTTATTGAAGAAATTCGCAGTTCAGGTTACAAAAATGTTAGCCCAAGTAATATTATTGCCTTAAAATCTCAGGGTATTGACGGAAAATATATCAATGATTTCCGAAGTTCAGGTAAAAAAAGCGATAACGTTGAAAATAACAACAGAAACAATAATGATGACAACGACGATGACGATATCATTGCTTTTAAAGCATTAAACGTTGATAAGGCATTTATTGATTCTTTTAAAGCATTAGGATATAATAACCTTTCAAACGGTGATCTTATTGGTTTTAAATCATTAAATGTAACTCCAGAATACGTTAAAAGTTTTCAAAATGCCGGTTATAAAAACATTTCAGCAGAAAATCTAATGGCTTTAAAATCTCAGAATATTTCACCAGATTTAGTAAAAGAATACAAAAGTCTAGGGTTTGATAATCTTGATCTCGAAGAAATTGTGGGAGCAAAAGCAATTGGTACAACTCCGGCTTATATTAAATCGATGCGTGCAAAAGGACATGATTTTAAAAGCCTTGAAAAATATATTGCTTTAAAATCGCTGGCTAATAATTAA
- a CDS encoding BlaI/MecI/CopY family transcriptional regulator translates to MIKLAKREEQIMQVFWDLNKAFIRDIIPLLPDPKPHYNSVATIVKILAEKGFLSFETAGNMHCFFPIISREEYQQFALKDIVSQYFDNSYPRMLAFFAKEQKLSDKELDEIVSIIKKEKI, encoded by the coding sequence ATGATAAAATTAGCCAAACGAGAAGAACAGATCATGCAGGTATTTTGGGATTTAAATAAAGCTTTTATACGAGATATAATCCCGCTGCTTCCAGATCCGAAACCGCATTACAATAGTGTAGCCACTATAGTAAAGATTCTCGCCGAAAAAGGTTTCTTAAGTTTTGAAACTGCCGGAAATATGCATTGCTTTTTTCCAATAATCAGCAGAGAAGAGTATCAGCAGTTTGCCCTTAAAGATATTGTCAGCCAATATTTTGATAACTCATATCCGAGAATGTTAGCTTTTTTTGCAAAAGAACAAAAACTTTCAGATAAGGAATTAGATGAAATCGTGAGCATCATTAAAAAAGAAAAAATATGA
- a CDS encoding TetR/AcrR family transcriptional regulator, whose product MRGRPTIYEDAAVVKKAQEVFWQKGYSATSLSDLQKATGAGAGSFYNTFKGGKKEVFQKAIEERRLAFDAFKIELSKSESPLELIKDFFRSIASAEENEHLKGCIIANTVVEMTFIDEALEANAVQILKEVEQMFTQAIKNEQIKGKLKNQADPEILGRYLITFWCGLNTLRRMYLDKNVLKKQIEMQLAVIS is encoded by the coding sequence ATGAGAGGAAGACCAACAATCTACGAAGACGCTGCTGTTGTAAAAAAAGCACAAGAAGTTTTTTGGCAGAAAGGATACAGCGCTACTTCATTGAGCGATTTGCAAAAAGCCACCGGAGCCGGAGCCGGAAGTTTTTACAATACTTTTAAAGGCGGTAAAAAAGAGGTTTTTCAAAAAGCAATTGAAGAACGTCGATTGGCATTTGATGCTTTTAAAATTGAATTAAGTAAGAGCGAATCTCCCTTAGAACTAATCAAAGATTTTTTTAGAAGTATTGCTTCCGCGGAAGAAAATGAACATCTTAAAGGCTGTATTATTGCTAATACGGTTGTTGAAATGACTTTTATTGATGAAGCTTTGGAAGCCAATGCGGTTCAGATTTTAAAAGAAGTCGAACAAATGTTTACTCAGGCTATTAAAAACGAACAAATAAAAGGGAAGCTAAAAAACCAGGCAGATCCCGAAATACTGGGCAGATATTTAATAACATTTTGGTGCGGACTTAATACACTTCGCCGAATGTATCTGGACAAAAACGTCCTAAAAAAACAAATCGAAATGCAATTAGCTGTTATCAGCTAA
- a CDS encoding SDR family NAD(P)-dependent oxidoreductase — protein MNLKLEGKKAFISGSTQGIGFAIAKQLLNEKAEVIINGRNEEKTNLAVQKLKDEFPNAAVSGIVCDFGNKAEVTALLNQLNDIDILINNVGIFELKDFETIEDEDWYRIFEINVMSSVKLSKKLLPQMLQKKSGRIIFISSESGVNIPGNMIHYGMTKAAMMAVGNGLSKLTLGTEVTVNTILGGPTYSDGVASTIEHIASLQNIEIEQMKSAIIQQTNPHSLLQRFIDPAEIASLAVYLSSPLAIATNGSCLRADGGVLKTV, from the coding sequence ATGAATTTAAAATTAGAAGGAAAAAAAGCTTTCATCAGCGGTTCGACACAAGGAATTGGTTTTGCGATTGCAAAACAATTATTAAATGAAAAAGCCGAAGTTATTATTAACGGAAGAAATGAAGAAAAAACCAACCTGGCGGTTCAAAAATTAAAAGATGAATTTCCAAATGCCGCAGTTTCAGGTATTGTGTGTGATTTTGGAAATAAAGCAGAAGTAACCGCATTATTAAACCAGCTAAACGATATTGACATTTTAATAAACAACGTAGGTATTTTTGAATTAAAAGATTTTGAAACGATAGAAGACGAAGACTGGTACCGAATTTTTGAGATTAATGTAATGAGCAGTGTCAAACTTTCTAAGAAACTTTTACCGCAGATGCTTCAGAAAAAATCTGGAAGAATTATTTTCATCAGCAGTGAATCTGGTGTGAATATTCCCGGAAACATGATTCATTACGGAATGACAAAAGCAGCTATGATGGCTGTTGGCAATGGTTTATCAAAACTAACTTTAGGAACCGAAGTTACTGTCAATACTATTTTAGGCGGTCCAACTTATTCTGATGGTGTTGCCTCAACAATCGAACATATTGCTTCTTTACAAAATATAGAAATCGAGCAAATGAAAAGTGCTATTATACAGCAGACGAATCCGCATTCTTTATTACAGCGTTTTATCGATCCGGCAGAAATTGCTTCTTTGGCTGTTTATTTATCAAGCCCGCTTGCCATTGCAACAAACGGTTCATGTCTTAGAGCCGATGGAGGCGTTTTAAAAACGGTGTAA
- a CDS encoding DUF2490 domain-containing protein: MSTIKKGCIILFCVLALQILKAQDAPYSIGFIPASIEEIDVAFPIYDKWHLSGQADVQLVTQGAYTNGNPFEYTQRVVVRPWLIYSGFKNIKLWLGYAHNQKYAVEEAGNYETLENRLIVMGTFSQEMPKGSIFEQVRFETKFFDDRTGTPQTIPRIRARFGVNHYLRQTKEKPLFLAPNLGYYTELMLKFASKDYAKEHFDIFRLSVYYSAGITPNVHFLAGIIGQMQLRTNGTQFDVYYGPMVSVKYSIRPKERETFDSVDGGAD, from the coding sequence ATGAGCACGATTAAAAAAGGTTGTATTATACTGTTTTGTGTCTTGGCTTTGCAAATTTTAAAAGCTCAGGACGCGCCTTATTCAATAGGTTTTATACCGGCCTCTATTGAAGAAATCGATGTTGCGTTTCCTATTTATGACAAATGGCATTTAAGCGGACAGGCCGATGTACAGTTGGTTACACAAGGTGCTTACACAAATGGAAATCCGTTTGAATATACACAAAGAGTAGTAGTAAGACCGTGGCTGATATATTCCGGATTTAAAAATATCAAATTATGGCTGGGTTATGCGCACAATCAAAAATATGCTGTAGAAGAAGCCGGAAACTACGAAACTCTCGAAAACAGACTTATTGTAATGGGAACTTTTTCTCAGGAAATGCCCAAAGGATCTATTTTTGAGCAGGTTCGTTTTGAAACTAAATTTTTTGATGACAGAACCGGAACTCCTCAAACAATTCCAAGAATAAGAGCAAGATTCGGCGTAAACCATTATCTGCGTCAAACCAAAGAAAAACCATTGTTTCTGGCTCCCAATTTAGGATATTATACGGAGCTGATGCTGAAATTTGCTTCTAAAGATTATGCGAAAGAACATTTTGATATTTTTAGATTGTCTGTGTATTATAGTGCTGGGATAACGCCAAATGTTCATTTTCTGGCTGGAATAATAGGGCAGATGCAGCTTCGCACAAACGGAACCCAGTTTGATGTGTATTACGGGCCTATGGTTTCTGTAAAATACAGCATCAGACCAAAAGAAAGAGAAACTTTTGACAGCGTTGACGGCGGTGCTGATTAG
- a CDS encoding Crp/Fnr family transcriptional regulator yields MKEILAALIQKKTTIKEEQLNEILACFKPVSVTKNELLLEKDETAERIFFINKGCLRLYYSNSDHSISTRFMAFENTFLTSIVSFISREPSPEYIEAVENSELLVISYHDFFHLRKTIPEWDKMYIYILEYGLTVITSKLSSLLTQNAAERYRNLLKNNPELIQRLSNVNLAAYLNISPETLSRIKSQI; encoded by the coding sequence ATGAAAGAGATACTTGCAGCACTAATCCAAAAGAAAACCACGATAAAAGAAGAACAGCTCAACGAAATTCTCGCCTGTTTTAAACCTGTCAGCGTTACAAAAAATGAATTATTATTAGAAAAAGATGAAACGGCAGAACGTATATTCTTTATCAATAAAGGCTGTCTGCGTTTATACTACAGTAACAGCGACCATAGTATTTCGACCCGATTTATGGCTTTTGAAAATACATTTCTGACTTCAATAGTCAGTTTTATTTCCAGAGAACCTTCGCCTGAGTATATTGAAGCCGTAGAAAACTCCGAATTATTGGTTATTTCCTATCATGATTTTTTTCATCTTAGAAAAACAATACCGGAATGGGATAAAATGTATATCTATATTCTTGAATACGGTTTAACGGTAATAACCTCTAAACTCAGCAGTTTACTAACTCAAAATGCTGCAGAACGCTACCGTAATCTTCTTAAAAACAATCCAGAACTTATACAGCGATTATCAAATGTAAATCTGGCTGCTTATCTTAATATTTCTCCGGAAACATTAAGCCGTATAAAGTCGCAGATTTAA
- the ilvD gene encoding dihydroxy-acid dehydratase: protein MRSDEVKKGVQRTPHRSLLRATGLKNEDFGKPFIGVANSFIEIIPGHFFLNKVSEIIKEEIRANGCVPFEFNTIGIDDGIAMGHDGMLYSLPSREIIANSIESVMNAHKLDAMIAIPNCDKIVPGMIMGALRVDVPTIFVSGGPMSKGYTKNGTPIDLATAFEAVGKHEAGSITDEELYDIECNACPSGGSCSGMFTANSMNTLMEAMGIALPGNGTILAQTPEREQLYRKAARRICAIAKDQHDIEKFKLKNILNENAVRNAFAVDMAMGGSSNTVLHMLAIANEANVDFKLKDINTISGNVSHIAKISPSLSTVHMEDINRAGGVNAVMKEMNKRGSGVLIDNLTISGETLLEKIDNAEIKDTTIIHTIDNPYSSVGGLAVLYGNLAEEGAVIKTAGLTGARVFTGKAVCFDGQAEAIAGIMMGKVKAGNVVVIRYEGPKGGPGMQEMLAPTSLIMGMGLGSSVALITDGRFSGATRGASIGHVSPEAAEGGMIGLLKDGDEIHIDVDQYILSVNLSDEEIKTRKAAFQPIKKVLNSKWLGQYRALVTNASNGAILKTDL from the coding sequence ATGAGAAGCGATGAAGTAAAAAAAGGAGTTCAAAGAACCCCTCACAGATCCTTATTGAGAGCAACAGGATTAAAAAATGAAGATTTTGGAAAACCATTTATCGGCGTTGCCAATTCATTTATTGAAATTATTCCGGGGCATTTTTTCCTAAATAAAGTATCTGAAATTATTAAGGAAGAAATCAGGGCAAACGGCTGTGTTCCTTTTGAGTTCAATACAATTGGAATCGACGACGGAATTGCAATGGGCCACGACGGAATGCTGTACTCACTGCCAAGCCGTGAAATTATCGCCAACTCTATCGAAAGCGTTATGAATGCACATAAACTCGACGCTATGATTGCCATTCCTAACTGCGACAAAATCGTTCCGGGAATGATTATGGGCGCTCTGCGGGTTGATGTTCCAACTATTTTTGTAAGCGGCGGGCCAATGTCGAAAGGATATACAAAAAATGGTACTCCAATTGATCTGGCTACAGCTTTTGAAGCCGTTGGAAAACACGAAGCAGGAAGCATTACAGATGAAGAATTATACGATATTGAATGCAATGCCTGCCCTAGCGGCGGAAGCTGTTCTGGAATGTTTACAGCAAATTCTATGAATACTTTAATGGAAGCCATGGGAATTGCACTGCCCGGCAACGGAACTATTTTGGCTCAAACTCCGGAAAGAGAACAATTATACCGCAAGGCAGCACGAAGAATTTGTGCCATTGCAAAAGACCAGCACGATATTGAAAAGTTTAAACTAAAGAACATTCTAAACGAAAATGCGGTACGAAATGCTTTTGCGGTTGATATGGCTATGGGCGGCAGCAGCAACACTGTTCTGCATATGCTAGCCATTGCGAATGAAGCCAATGTAGATTTTAAACTAAAAGACATTAATACCATTTCCGGCAATGTATCGCATATTGCTAAAATATCGCCAAGTTTAAGCACCGTTCACATGGAAGACATAAACAGAGCCGGAGGCGTTAATGCGGTTATGAAAGAAATGAACAAAAGAGGTTCTGGTGTTTTAATTGATAATCTGACTATAAGCGGCGAAACTTTACTGGAAAAAATTGATAATGCAGAAATTAAAGACACGACGATTATTCATACCATTGATAATCCGTACAGCAGTGTGGGCGGACTTGCTGTTTTATATGGAAATCTTGCCGAAGAAGGCGCTGTAATTAAAACGGCAGGACTTACAGGCGCAAGAGTTTTTACAGGAAAAGCGGTTTGTTTTGACGGTCAGGCCGAAGCCATTGCCGGAATCATGATGGGAAAAGTAAAAGCCGGAAATGTAGTTGTTATTCGATACGAAGGTCCAAAAGGCGGTCCCGGAATGCAGGAAATGCTGGCTCCAACGAGTTTAATTATGGGTATGGGACTAGGAAGTTCTGTAGCTTTAATTACAGACGGAAGGTTCAGCGGTGCTACAAGAGGCGCTTCTATTGGACATGTTTCTCCCGAAGCTGCAGAAGGCGGTATGATTGGCCTGCTTAAAGACGGCGATGAAATTCATATTGATGTCGATCAGTATATCTTGTCGGTTAACTTATCTGATGAAGAAATTAAAACCAGAAAAGCCGCTTTTCAACCCATAAAAAAAGTATTAAACTCAAAATGGCTTGGGCAGTACAGAGCTTTAGTTACCAATGCAAGTAATGGCGCCATTTTAAAAACTGATTTATAA
- a CDS encoding contractile injection system protein, VgrG/Pvc8 family, translating into MALQTITTIKVGEIRITNFNKLKIFQTIHDHHTFSFEVRQDLLVDEFKSVMPFSQKLYGEKISIEIKPIDGLEDLMIGADLKHYTMQFYGVVTKVKLKKSRVKDIEEIIVIKGKSSTIALENGPECSSFTNMTLSDIVTKVKSGCDIDMDVRPFYLENLPYTVQYNESNFSFLNRLAKRNGHWLYYNGRTTVFGSPGGVGGQPQLVYGVNMQDFDYTIKLLPAMFKVIENDNRDGSYRTDETLKYRREADGFQQNFLNKSNEFFNKETIIQLNQNPVGGSARRSSEEYAKNKMRAILSRLTEVKASSEVPGITIGNEVRIAGVDVQLESSYRVIQITHICDDGGGYENYFTAVNFNGSVFSPKTDPDLVPFCRSQTAIVTGNADPDGLSGIQVQMPWQEAKGETTPYIPFVQKYGGDARGIHTLPEIGDTVFVDFQCNNAELPIAMGTITSRKEKSGFSTPNNDLKVMRTRSGIETLRNDAEGSWKQSTPDGNYLLFDGQGNATLNVLKNFTINVGEDLNINVERNMTADVVNDKTDTVGGNYRETINGSKYISIGIDFIIRVMGCFKEYVKGRIESHSDKERKEIGLKGVETSSEGSISKHAQKNLNNNSGENSTHN; encoded by the coding sequence ATGGCATTACAAACAATAACCACCATTAAAGTAGGCGAAATCAGGATTACCAATTTTAATAAATTAAAGATATTTCAAACCATCCACGACCACCATACTTTTTCATTTGAAGTAAGACAGGATTTATTAGTTGACGAGTTTAAAAGTGTGATGCCTTTTTCCCAGAAACTGTACGGCGAGAAAATCAGCATCGAAATAAAACCTATAGACGGCCTGGAAGATCTTATGATTGGCGCAGACCTTAAACATTATACCATGCAGTTCTATGGTGTTGTGACCAAAGTAAAACTGAAGAAATCCCGTGTAAAAGATATAGAAGAAATTATCGTAATAAAAGGAAAAAGCTCCACGATAGCACTCGAAAACGGTCCCGAATGCAGTTCTTTTACCAATATGACCCTGAGTGATATTGTAACCAAAGTAAAATCAGGCTGTGATATTGATATGGATGTAAGACCTTTTTATTTAGAAAACCTGCCTTATACGGTGCAGTATAACGAAAGTAATTTTTCTTTTCTAAACCGTCTGGCAAAAAGAAACGGACACTGGCTGTATTATAACGGACGCACCACTGTTTTTGGAAGCCCCGGCGGTGTAGGCGGACAGCCCCAGTTAGTTTACGGGGTAAACATGCAGGATTTTGATTATACCATTAAACTCCTGCCGGCAATGTTTAAAGTAATAGAAAATGACAACCGCGACGGCAGTTACAGAACCGATGAAACCTTAAAATACAGAAGGGAAGCCGACGGTTTTCAGCAGAATTTTTTAAATAAGTCTAATGAGTTCTTTAATAAAGAAACCATAATACAGCTCAACCAAAATCCTGTTGGAGGATCTGCACGACGCTCCTCAGAAGAATATGCCAAAAACAAAATGCGCGCTATTTTAAGCCGTTTAACAGAAGTAAAAGCCTCCAGCGAAGTTCCGGGAATTACGATAGGAAATGAAGTCAGGATAGCAGGTGTCGACGTACAGCTGGAAAGCTCCTACCGCGTAATACAGATAACCCACATCTGCGACGACGGAGGCGGTTATGAAAATTATTTTACTGCCGTAAACTTTAACGGTTCTGTATTCTCTCCCAAAACCGACCCTGATTTAGTGCCGTTCTGCAGAAGCCAGACCGCCATTGTAACGGGCAATGCAGACCCGGACGGACTCAGCGGCATACAGGTGCAGATGCCGTGGCAGGAAGCCAAAGGCGAAACCACTCCTTATATTCCCTTCGTGCAGAAATACGGAGGCGATGCCAGAGGAATCCATACGCTGCCGGAAATTGGCGATACAGTTTTTGTGGATTTTCAGTGTAATAATGCCGAACTGCCTATTGCAATGGGAACCATAACCAGCAGAAAAGAAAAAAGTGGTTTCAGCACGCCTAATAATGATCTGAAAGTGATGAGAACGCGAAGCGGAATTGAGACTCTTCGCAATGATGCAGAAGGGAGCTGGAAACAGAGTACGCCCGATGGAAATTATTTACTCTTTGACGGACAAGGAAATGCAACACTAAATGTTCTTAAAAACTTCACTATAAATGTTGGTGAGGATTTAAATATTAATGTTGAAAGGAATATGACTGCTGATGTTGTAAACGATAAAACAGATACTGTAGGTGGCAATTATAGGGAAACCATAAATGGGTCTAAATACATATCCATAGGTATTGATTTTATAATTAGGGTGATGGGCTGTTTTAAAGAATATGTAAAAGGTAGAATTGAATCACACTCAGATAAAGAGCGAAAAGAGATTGGTTTAAAAGGAGTTGAAACAAGCAGTGAAGGCTCTATTAGTAAACATGCGCAAAAAAACTTGAATAACAATAGCGGAGAAAATTCGACCCACAACTAA
- a CDS encoding efflux transporter outer membrane subunit encodes MRILYKIGITVFSGMILTSCVVGKKYSRTELNAPDKYREELTVTGDTILHSWKTYYKDPLLVNLIEKALVKNNEVLIAVKSMEQLDLNYKQAKLSLLPTLDFDAAASRSYLSKNSLNGSLSAQFTSKDYMDDYSANLRMSWEVDIWGKATMQKRDAKAAYFAQKENLSALKTRIIVQVAQSYYNLLGLDEQLKIAEKNIELSDNTLQMMKLQYNSGSISSLAVNQTEAQKKTAELLVPLAKTNIAVQENALQILCGEYPNTIERSGNLNVDEFAFEMPSGVPASLLSRRPDVKSSEYAVMSATAKTGLAKATMYPTLSLSPSIGINSFEFDTWFNFPGSVTKNIAANLAQPIFRKKALRTAYEVAVLEQEKAVVQFKQSFITAVGEVSDAMSRLKYADERIKLAEEKAISLEKATSDASLLYKSGMANYLEIIAAQNSALQNDLDVVTIKLEKLNASINLYRALGGGVE; translated from the coding sequence ATGAGAATACTATATAAAATTGGAATAACGGTATTTTCAGGTATGATTTTAACATCGTGCGTTGTTGGAAAAAAATATTCCCGCACCGAGTTAAACGCTCCTGATAAATACCGAGAAGAATTAACCGTAACAGGAGATACTATTTTGCATTCCTGGAAAACGTATTACAAAGACCCGCTTTTAGTTAATTTGATCGAAAAAGCCCTCGTTAAAAACAACGAGGTGCTTATCGCGGTCAAAAGCATGGAACAGCTGGATTTAAATTATAAACAAGCCAAACTGTCTTTACTGCCAACATTGGATTTTGATGCTGCAGCGAGCCGTTCGTATTTGTCTAAAAATTCGTTAAACGGATCTTTGAGCGCGCAGTTTACGAGCAAAGATTATATGGACGATTACAGCGCTAATCTTCGTATGTCGTGGGAAGTAGATATTTGGGGAAAAGCAACAATGCAGAAAAGAGATGCAAAAGCAGCGTATTTTGCCCAAAAGGAAAACCTTTCGGCTTTAAAAACCCGAATTATTGTTCAGGTGGCGCAGTCGTATTACAATCTTTTAGGTTTAGACGAACAGCTTAAAATTGCTGAAAAAAACATCGAATTGAGCGATAATACCCTGCAGATGATGAAACTGCAGTACAACTCAGGTTCGATTAGTTCATTGGCAGTAAATCAGACTGAAGCTCAGAAAAAAACAGCAGAATTACTTGTTCCTTTGGCAAAAACCAATATCGCGGTTCAGGAAAATGCACTGCAGATTTTATGCGGCGAATATCCTAATACGATCGAACGTTCAGGTAATTTAAATGTTGATGAATTTGCGTTTGAAATGCCATCTGGAGTTCCAGCTTCACTTTTAAGCCGAAGACCGGATGTAAAATCGAGTGAATATGCTGTGATGTCGGCAACAGCCAAAACGGGATTAGCAAAAGCTACAATGTATCCAACGCTGAGTTTAAGTCCGTCAATTGGAATTAATTCATTTGAGTTCGATACCTGGTTTAATTTTCCGGGTTCGGTTACAAAAAATATAGCAGCAAATCTGGCACAGCCTATTTTTAGGAAAAAAGCCTTGCGAACTGCTTATGAAGTAGCGGTTTTAGAACAAGAAAAAGCTGTGGTTCAGTTCAAACAATCGTTTATTACCGCTGTTGGTGAAGTTTCTGATGCCATGTCGAGATTAAAATATGCAGATGAACGCATTAAGCTGGCAGAAGAAAAAGCAATATCTTTAGAAAAAGCAACTTCAGATGCTTCACTTTTATACAAAAGCGGTATGGCCAATTATCTTGAAATTATTGCCGCTCAAAATAGTGCCTTGCAAAACGATCTTGATGTCGTAACAATAAAATTAGAAAAATTAAATGCCTCTATTAATTTGTACCGCGCTTTGGGCGGAGGAGTAGAGTAG